The following are encoded together in the Ovis canadensis isolate MfBH-ARS-UI-01 breed Bighorn chromosome 2, ARS-UI_OviCan_v2, whole genome shotgun sequence genome:
- the CCL21 gene encoding C-C motif chemokine 21 — protein MPQSLVLSILVLALAFCILQVQGSDGGAQDCCLTYSRKKIPANIVRSYRRQDISLGCAMPAILFSPRKRSQPELCADPKEAWVQNLMRRLDKPSAPRKPAQDCKKDKGAPKSGKKGKGSKGCKRTETSKGP, from the exons ATGCCTCAGTCACTGGTCCTGAGCATCCTTGTCCTGGCTCTGGCCTTCTGCATCCTCCAGGTCCAAG gcagTGATGGAGGGGCACAGGACTGTTGCCTCACGTACAGCCGAAAGAAGATTCCCGCCAACATTGTCCGCAGCTACAGGAGGCAGGACATAAGCCTGGGTTGCGCTATGCCAGCTATCCT GTTCTCGCCTCGGAAACGCTCTCAGCCAGAGCTATGTGCAGACCCTAAAGAGGCCTGGGTGCAGAACCTGATGCGGCGTCTGGACAAGCCATCAGCCCCACGGAAACCAGCCCAGGACTGTAAGAAGGACAAGGGGGCCCCCAAGTCTGGCAAGAAGGGAAAGGGTTCCAAAGGCTGTAAGAG GACTGAGACCTCAAAAGGGCCATAG